A genome region from Kiloniellales bacterium includes the following:
- the pcaB gene encoding 3-carboxy-cis,cis-muconate cycloisomerase: protein MSVTPLDSALYGALLSDAEVAARLDDAAQLRSMLEFEAALARVQGRLGVIPADAAARISKVAESFAPHPADLAEATARDGIPVPALVAALRAAVGAPAAQHLHWGATSQDVIDTALVLRLKPVLEILDQRLANLTQTLAALAERHRRTLMVARTRGQQAVPTSFGLKAAVWLAPLLRARQRLDQLRPRLLLLSFGGAAGTLAALGDRGPAVAEALARELGLGLPPLPWHVQRDGLAELAGWLSLVTGSLGKLGQDVLLLAQGEVSELREGGGPGRGGSSTMPNKANPVASEVLVTAARLNATLVSALHQALPQEQERGGPGWQLEWLTLPQMLVTAGCALRHAADLIENLEVDPARMRRNLEASNGLVLAEAATFALAEHLPRPKAQELVKAACAEAKAGGRHLVDLLAESSDAPVDWAKLRDPANYLGAAETLIDCVLAEVGKD, encoded by the coding sequence ATGAGCGTCACGCCCCTCGATTCCGCCCTTTACGGCGCGCTGCTCTCCGACGCGGAGGTCGCCGCCCGGCTCGACGATGCGGCCCAGCTGCGCTCGATGCTGGAATTCGAGGCGGCCCTGGCCCGGGTCCAAGGCCGGCTCGGCGTGATCCCGGCGGACGCGGCCGCGCGGATCTCCAAGGTTGCTGAGTCCTTCGCACCCCATCCCGCCGACCTCGCCGAAGCGACCGCACGGGACGGCATTCCGGTCCCGGCCCTGGTCGCCGCCCTCCGCGCGGCGGTCGGCGCCCCTGCGGCGCAGCACCTGCACTGGGGCGCGACCAGCCAGGACGTCATCGACACCGCCCTGGTTCTCCGGTTGAAGCCGGTGCTGGAGATCCTCGACCAACGCCTCGCCAACCTGACGCAGACTCTAGCCGCCCTGGCCGAGCGGCATCGCCGCACCCTGATGGTCGCTCGGACCCGCGGCCAGCAGGCGGTGCCGACGAGCTTCGGCCTCAAGGCCGCGGTCTGGCTGGCGCCCCTGCTGCGCGCCCGGCAGCGCCTGGATCAGCTCCGCCCGCGCCTGCTGCTGCTCAGCTTCGGCGGCGCGGCTGGCACCCTGGCGGCGCTGGGCGACCGCGGCCCGGCCGTCGCCGAGGCCCTGGCCCGGGAGCTCGGCCTCGGCCTGCCGCCGCTGCCCTGGCACGTCCAGCGCGACGGCCTCGCCGAGCTCGCCGGCTGGCTGTCCCTGGTCACCGGCAGCCTGGGCAAGCTCGGCCAGGACGTCCTGCTGCTGGCCCAGGGCGAGGTCAGCGAGCTCCGCGAGGGCGGTGGCCCCGGCCGCGGCGGCTCCAGCACTATGCCGAACAAGGCCAACCCGGTCGCCAGCGAGGTTCTGGTCACCGCCGCCCGCCTCAACGCGACCCTGGTCTCGGCGCTGCACCAGGCCTTGCCCCAAGAGCAGGAGCGTGGCGGCCCCGGCTGGCAGCTCGAATGGCTGACCCTGCCGCAGATGCTGGTCACGGCCGGCTGCGCCCTGCGTCACGCCGCCGACCTGATCGAAAACCTCGAGGTCGACCCCGCGCGCATGCGCCGCAACCTCGAGGCCTCCAACGGCCTGGTGCTGGCCGAGGCCGCGACCTTCGCCCTGGCCGAACACCTGCCGCGCCCGAAGGCGCAAGAGCTGGTCAAGGCCGCCTGCGCCGAAGCCAAGGCCGGCGGCCGCCACCTCGTCGACCTCCTCGCCGAGAGCAGCGATGCCCCGGTCGACTGGGCGAAGCTGCGCGACCCGGCCAACTACCTCGGTGCTGCCGAGACCTTGATTGACTGCGTGCTGGCGGAGGTCGGGAAGGATTAA
- a CDS encoding fasciclin domain-containing protein produces the protein MKVLSRFAVAATLALPLALGSLAAKAADIVDTAASAGQFETLVAAVKAAGLVDTLKGEGPFTVFAPTDEAFAKLPDGTVENLLKPENKDQLVAVLTYHVVPGKIMSSDIAGQTAEVATVEGSKLSVDATKGVKVDNAKVISADIETSNGVIHVIDTVVLPKS, from the coding sequence ATGAAGGTTCTCTCTCGCTTCGCGGTCGCCGCAACCCTTGCGCTGCCGCTCGCCCTCGGCTCCCTGGCTGCCAAGGCCGCGGACATCGTCGACACGGCGGCCTCGGCCGGCCAGTTCGAGACTCTTGTGGCCGCCGTCAAGGCCGCCGGCCTGGTCGATACCCTCAAGGGCGAAGGCCCCTTCACCGTCTTTGCGCCGACCGACGAGGCCTTTGCCAAGCTGCCGGATGGAACCGTCGAGAACCTTCTGAAGCCCGAGAACAAGGATCAGCTGGTCGCCGTCCTGACCTATCACGTGGTCCCCGGCAAGATCATGTCCTCGGACATCGCCGGCCAGACCGCCGAGGTCGCGACCGTCGAGGGCAGCAAGCTTTCGGTCGACGCGACCAAGGGCGTGAAGGTCGACAACGCCAAGGTGATCTCCGCCGACATCGAGACCTCCAACGGCGTGATCCACGTCATCGACACGGTGGTGCTGCCCAAGTCGTAA